Proteins co-encoded in one Oncorhynchus clarkii lewisi isolate Uvic-CL-2024 unplaced genomic scaffold, UVic_Ocla_1.0 unplaced_contig_12657_pilon_pilon, whole genome shotgun sequence genomic window:
- the LOC139396923 gene encoding CCAAT/enhancer-binding protein gamma-like, with amino-acid sequence MSKRSQQTINTEQNRGTVSVIQGQASGTTTTTTSRPPGGSLQLVPQLVPATPAGGGGGGGKAKMKKTSGDKDSDEYRQRRERNNLAVKKSRMRSKQKAQDTQQRVNELKEENERLEAKIKLLSKELSVLKDLFLEHAHNLADNVQAPGAEGASPAHNNNNNNNGACNNNNNSQ; translated from the coding sequence ATGAGCAAGAGGTCGCAGCAGACGATAAACACGGAGCAGAACAGGGGGACTGTTAGTGTGATCCAGGGCCAGGCTagtggaacaacaacaacaacaacatcaagacCACCAGGAGGAAGCTTACAGCTGGTACCCCAGCTAGTCCCTGCGACCCCagccggaggaggaggaggaggaggcaaggCCAAGATGAAGAAGACGTCGGGGGACAAGGACAGTGACGAGTACCGTCAACGGCGGGAACGGAACAACCTGGCGGTGAAGAAGAGCAGGATGAGATCCAAGCAGAAGGCCCAGGACACGCAGCAACGTGTCAACGAGCTGAAAGAGGAGAACGAGAGGCTGGAGGCCAAGATCAAGCTGCTCAGCaaagagctgtctgtcctcaagGACCTCTTCCTGGAACACGCCCACAACCTGGCCGACAACGTCCAAGCGCCTGGCGCGGAGGGGGCCAGCCCcgcccacaacaacaacaacaacaacaatggagcgtgtaacaacaacaacaacagccagtga
- the LOC139396921 gene encoding CCAAT/enhancer-binding protein alpha-like: MEQPNLYEVAPRPLMTSLAQSQSQQSAYCYKDPSAAGPGAGGDLGEICENENSIDISAYIDPAAFNDEFLADLFHNSSKQEKLKLANSEYESYPHGVSSGSGAHHQQQQQQHQQQGYGCIPGYMDTSKLEPIYDNQSTRIRPVAIKQEPREEDEMSHSMPPTYHHSHQHLPQHLSHLQYQIAHCAQTTMHLQPGHPTPPPTPVPSPHHRDGSMSSVGSMKMMGRDDRDRDRGKSKKRVDKASTEYRLRRERNNVAVRKSRDKAKMRNVETQHKVIELASDNERLRKRVEHLTRELDTLRGIFRQLPDGSFKPLANCQ, from the coding sequence ATGGAGCAACCAAACCTCTATGAGGTCGCCCCACGACCCCTAATGACCAGCCTAGCCCAGAGTCAGAGTCAGCAAAGCGCCTACTGCTACAAAGACCCCTCCGCTGCTGGACCCGGAGCAGGAGGAGACCTCGGCGAGATCTGTGAGAACGAAAACTCCATTGACATCAGCGCTTACATCGACCCTGCAGCCTTCAACGACGAGTTCCTGGCTGATCTATTCCACAACAGCTCGAAGCAAGAGAAACTCAAGCTGGCGAACAGTGAGTACGAATCCTACCCCCACGGGGTGAGCTCTGGCTCGGGGGCGCAccaccaacagcagcagcagcagcatcagcagcAGGGCTATGGTTGTATTCCCGGGTATATGGACACATCTAAACTTGAACCCATTTACGATAACCAGTCCACGAGAATCAGACCTGTGGCGATAAAGCAAGAGCCCAGAGAAGAAGATGAAATGAGCCATTCTATGCCTCCAACCTACCACCATTCCCACCAGCATCTGCCACAGCACCTATCCCATCTTCAGTACCAGATTGCGCACTGCGCGCAGACGACCATGCATCTCCAACCGGGACACCCGACGCCTCCACCGACGCCCGTCCCGAGTCCACACCACAGGGACGGCAGCATGTCCTCCGTTGGATCCATGAAGATGATGGGACGCGACGACCGAGACCGAGACCGGGGTAAATCCAAAAAACGCGTCGACAAGGCCAGCACGGAGTACCGGTTGAGGCGGGAGAGGAACAACGTCGCGGTGAGGAAGAGTAGAGACAAGGCGAAAATGCGCAATGTTGAGACGCAGCATAAAGTGATCGAGCTGGCGTCGGACAACGAAAGACTGCGGAAGAGAGTGGAACATCTTACCCGAGAACTGGACACGTTAAGGGGCATCTTCAGACAACTTCCCGATGGATCTTTCAAACCATTGGCCAACTGCCAGTGA